TTCGCCAGGGCATGCGTTGCTCCCAGCATGGAATTCTCGATCGCTGCTCCCGCCAGATGGGCTCCGAGCAACATCGATCCTCGCGAATCGAGATCTTCAGGCGCCTTCATCGACTTCAGAAGAGCACCGGACAAAAGCTGCCATGCACTTCGACTGAATTGTTGTGAGAAGGGATTCCTCTTCACAGTGACGAAACTCTCGACAGCGTGACTGATGGCATCGACACCCGTCGCTGCGGTGACACTCGTCGGCATCGTGACTGTCAGTTCCGGATCGAGAATGGCAATTTTCGCGGCGGCTTTCTTGTCTCCGCAGGCCATCTTCATGTGCGTCACCGGATCGGCAATCACCGCAAACGATTGAGCTTCGCTGCCAGTTCCGGACGTCGTCGGCACAGCAATCAACGGCAGCATGTCTTGCTTGGCTTTGCCGACTCCCTTGTAGTCCGCCATTTCTCCTCCGTTGGTGAGGAGAAAATTAATGCCTTTCGCACAGTCCATGCTGCTTCCACCCCCAAGGCCGACAATGAAGTCGACCTCAGCACTTCGCGCAAACTCGACACCGGCCGCGATATCAAGAGTCGTGGGATTGCAGTGGACATCGTCGAAGACGAAAACAGAAAGGCCACAAAGTTTCAGTGATTCGACAGCCCGCAATTCGTGCCCAGCTTCCTTGATCCCCTGATCGGAGACGAGCAAAACCCGTCGCCCACCCAAATCGCGGACGGACGGGCCGAGCTGATTGAGTGTTCCCGGACCATACACGACCCGCGTTCGAGGGTCGAATTCAAACTCTGGGATCATCATATGACTGTATGCAGGAGGGAGTGGGGAATGAGCCGCGCAGGAAATCTCGTCGTTCCTATCCTATCGGTCCCGTCCCGCGACGGAAAGTCGAGAGTTGGAGTTTCTGACCGCGGATACGCCTGACGATTCCGCCCGATCGACCAACATTCTCCCAGCACGACAGATTCCAATCGCTGCCGATTTCATGATCTCGTAGCCGTCCACTTTCATAGACAAGCTGTCAGAAATGACGCGAAGTCAGGAGCCAAGCCGACCAAATTGCCGATCGAGTTCTTCACGCGTCAGCTTCAGAGCAGTCGGTCGACCATGCGGGCAGTGATGGTGGTCATCGCAAAGATGCCGCTGCGCGAGAAGTGATTCAATTTCTTCAAGCGAGAGTCGTTGGCCAGCCTTAATCGCTGCCTTGCACGACATCATATGCAAGAGTGAGTCGATCATGTCCCGCCGCTCAACTCTTCGACCCTGTGATTCAATCTGATCTGCGAGATCTCTCAAAAGCGACTGAGGATCAGCCCGCGACATCAACGTCGGATAGCCGGTGAGAGCAATCGTGCTTCCGCCAAACCCTTCGATGATGAGACCCAGTTCTGCCAGAACCTCCTGCTGATCAAGCAGTGTCTGTGATTCTCGGCTCGACAGCTCCACCATGACCGGCATGAGCATCTTCTGCACTTCGACTTTTCCGGAAAGCACGCGGCGACGCAGCTGTTCATACATGATTCGTTCGTGAAGTGCGTGCTGATCGATCACGGTCAATCCTTCACGCGTTTCTACGACCAGATAGCAATCGTGTACCTGCATGGCCCGGACATCATCGGCAATCGGTGATGATTCTTCGTTGGAATCGCCATCTGTAGAAGCCTGACCAGTTGAGGCCTGTTCAGAGTCGTTTCCAACTTCCGGTGAATGCCCCTCGAGTGGCAAACTCGAGTTCGAAGCGAACGTCTCATCGGACCGCTGTGAATCTTGTTCTCCGAGCTTCTGCTGCGGGGGAGCATTCAGGCTGTCGGCAGAAAACAAAACTTTTCCGGGTGGAGGTTGCAATTCTTTCTGCACCCAGCTGTTCAGTTCGTTTTTCAACTCTTCTGCAGGAATCGGGCCAGTCGCAGACTGAGCATTTGAGGATCGATTCGGCAGATCGAGCCGCGAGTCCAAATCCATCGAGAGGAACTGGTTTCGCAATGTCGACAACAGCAGCCGATACAGGATTTGACTGTTTTGGAACCGAACTTCCGACTTGGTCGGATGGACATTCACATCGACCTGATTCGGATCGACTTCCAGAAACAGAAATGAAATCGGATGCCGACCAACCATGACCAAACCGCGATAAGCTTCGCTCAACGCGTGCTGCAGAGATCGATCCTGAATCCAGCGACCATTCAAAAACAGATACTGTCCCTTGCGGGTCGCTTTGCTTTGTGACGGATGAGCCACGTATCCGCGAATGTGTGCTCCCTGATGTTCTGACTCGACCCAGATCAACTGCTCTGTGAGCTTAGAGCCATAGAACAGTTCGAGCCTTTCAATAAGTCGATGCGTGGCGGGAAGCTCGTAAACGATCTTGTCGTTGTGACGAAGCACCAGATGCAAGTTGGGATTAGCCAAAGCAATCCGCGTGAACTGTTCAGAGATGTGGCCGAACTCGGTTGCAGGAGTCTTCAGGAATTTGCGTCGGACAGGCGTGTTGAAGAAGAGCTGTCGAACTTCAATGCGCGTCCCTTCGGGACATCCACAAACGTGCGGTTCTTTCAGCAGACCGCCATGGACGTTGAGCTCCATTCCAATATCCGCTCCCCGTCGGCGGCTGCGGATCTGAAATTGAGAGACTTCAGCAATGGAAGCCAGAGCTTCTCCGCGAAATCCCATCGTCTGAACGCGAAACAAGTCATCGGCATCGATGATCTTGCTGGTGGCGTGACTGGCCACGGAGAGTTCGAAGTCGTCGGGGTGAATCCCTTCCCCGTCGTCTACAATTCGGATGCAATCGACTCCGCCGTTTTCAATCTCAACTTCAATGCGGTTCGAGAGCGCATCGACAGAATTCTCCAGCAACTCTTTAACGACACTCGCTGGGCGCTCGATCACCTCTCCCGCAGCAATTTTATTGATGACGCTGGGAGTGAGTTGACGAATCCGTGTTTCGACATCCGTGTGAGTGGGGGACATTCCTGGAATCAGATCAGAAAGGTGAAGTGACTGGGATCACCGAGAATTGATTTCAACGTCAAATGCTTCGTAAATCACCGGTTCAGCCACCGTGTGGACAAATCGCCCCGACCGAAACGACTGCAGTAGATCACTGAAGACTTTGTGGACGAGTGGCTGAGATCGAATCACCGAGCAATTTTCTGAGACTTCGATCGCTCCACAATTGGTTTTACGACGAGAGAATTGGATGAGCCCCAAGTCGTGCGCGTTGAATGGTTGCTCGAAATTCTCGTTGAATTCAAAACGAAATGCGGACCAACTTGCGGAGAAGTAATCATACTCGAATTGGCCGGGAATTGTCACATCTCGACGAGTTTTTCCCGTCACGCATTCGGTCGCGTGCTGCGCAGATTGCAGAGAATCTTCTTCCCCCAATCTACTTGTTCAGTCATCGCGCACTCAGTTACCTAAGCTCTCCTGGAACAACAAGTCAACGATTTGTCGTTGCAACCGATCACACGTCGCAAACAGCGACAGCTTCGGCGAGTCCGTCCCAGGGATCGCGCGTCGGAATGAATTCCTGACCGACGTATCCAGTGTACCCGACTTCGAGCAGCGCCCTCATGATCGGTGGATAGTTGATTTCCTGAGTGTCATCCAGTTCTCCACGGCCGGGGTTTCCAGCTGTGTGAATGTGACCGATCCAGTCCTTGTGCTCACGAATTCGCCGAATGACGTCGCCATCCATGATCTGGACGTGATAGATGTCGAACAACAGTTTCACGTGAGAGGAGTTCACCTCTTTGAGAATGTCGATGCAGTAGTCGCAGTGATCTCCCTGATACCCCGGGTGACCGGTCATCGGCTGCGAGGAGTCTCGAGTGTTCAACATCTCCAGACAGACGGTCACGTTGTTTTTCTCCGCATCCGGAGCAATCTCCTTAAGTCCGGCGACGCAGTTCTCAAAGCCTTCTTCTTTCGAAAGACCGTTGGCCATTCCGGTGAACGTGATAACTCGTTCGACTCCGAACTCCTTGCATTGCTGAATTCGCTCACGGAGCACTGCGAGGCACTCATCCCATTCATTGCGATTATTGAAGCCAGTGCGAAATCCGTGGCTGCCCGCAATTGCACATGTGAGTCCAAACTTCTTCAGAGTTGGCCAATGTTGTGGATCAATCAGCTCAATGCTTTGACATCCAAGCTTCGCCGCGACCTTGCAGTACTCCTCAACGTCGGGCCAGGTTTTGTTATAGCACCAGTTGACCAGCGACTGTTTGATGCGCTGATTCGAAGCGACAGGCTCTTTCGTTTCAGCAGACTTTACAGATGCGGACGTTCCGAGAACGGACGCTGCGGCCAAACTTCCAGCCGAAATCTGCATCCACTGACGGCGAGAAAATTCTGAAGAGTGCGTAGCATCTGACATGTTGTGACCTCGTTCTGTTCATTCATCCGCAAATGATGAATCGCTCAGTGATTCTGTGAAACAATGAGTGTATCGTATTTGAAAGCGTTGATCGATTCATCGAAGCGATGATCAGAGTCGTCCGCGTCCCCGTGATCATTTCGCTCGTCTGAGTTCCCACGATCCGGCGATCGCACGATCAGCGAATGCAAAGCAGTGTGCAAGAAAATGAGCACACTGGCAGCTTGATCGTCGTTGGACGAGACTTGCTTCTGAGCCCTAATCTTTCACACAAGCAGTCCAGCTCAACACTGGGTTTCGGGCGGCTGAGACTTCATCAGGACGGCGAATCGATGTGGACTCAGGAGCTTCGTGCAGTCGCTCTGCTTCCTCGGAGATAATCTGCTTGAACGTCTCAAAGAATGCGTCGAGTGTTTCTTTGGACTCAGTCTCCGTCGGCTCAATCATCATGGCCTCTGGAACAACAAGCGGGAAGTAAACCGTCGGAGCATGGAATCCGTAGTCGAGGAGCCGCTTTGCGATATCCATCGCGGTGATTCCCTTGTCCTCTTTCAACTTCTTCGCCGAAGCGACGAATTCGTGCATACACCGATCTGCGTTCGGAACCGGCATCAGCTCTTCGAGTTTAGTT
This DNA window, taken from Thalassoglobus sp. JC818, encodes the following:
- a CDS encoding iron-containing alcohol dehydrogenase — protein: MMIPEFEFDPRTRVVYGPGTLNQLGPSVRDLGGRRVLLVSDQGIKEAGHELRAVESLKLCGLSVFVFDDVHCNPTTLDIAAGVEFARSAEVDFIVGLGGGSSMDCAKGINFLLTNGGEMADYKGVGKAKQDMLPLIAVPTTSGTGSEAQSFAVIADPVTHMKMACGDKKAAAKIAILDPELTVTMPTSVTAATGVDAISHAVESFVTVKRNPFSQQFSRSAWQLLSGALLKSMKAPEDLDSRGSMLLGAHLAGAAIENSMLGATHALANPLSAHFGLTHGIAIGILLPHVVRFNSELDEIARLYGILAADAKLCADDDPEASSQLAAFLTDTVRQTGQPTTLAECDVDPALFETMSEEAAEQWTGKNNPRAVNAQSLKELYQCALHPTD
- a CDS encoding TIM barrel protein, with the translated sequence MSDATHSSEFSRRQWMQISAGSLAAASVLGTSASVKSAETKEPVASNQRIKQSLVNWCYNKTWPDVEEYCKVAAKLGCQSIELIDPQHWPTLKKFGLTCAIAGSHGFRTGFNNRNEWDECLAVLRERIQQCKEFGVERVITFTGMANGLSKEEGFENCVAGLKEIAPDAEKNNVTVCLEMLNTRDSSQPMTGHPGYQGDHCDYCIDILKEVNSSHVKLLFDIYHVQIMDGDVIRRIREHKDWIGHIHTAGNPGRGELDDTQEINYPPIMRALLEVGYTGYVGQEFIPTRDPWDGLAEAVAVCDV
- the mutL gene encoding DNA mismatch repair endonuclease MutL, which produces MSPTHTDVETRIRQLTPSVINKIAAGEVIERPASVVKELLENSVDALSNRIEVEIENGGVDCIRIVDDGEGIHPDDFELSVASHATSKIIDADDLFRVQTMGFRGEALASIAEVSQFQIRSRRRGADIGMELNVHGGLLKEPHVCGCPEGTRIEVRQLFFNTPVRRKFLKTPATEFGHISEQFTRIALANPNLHLVLRHNDKIVYELPATHRLIERLELFYGSKLTEQLIWVESEHQGAHIRGYVAHPSQSKATRKGQYLFLNGRWIQDRSLQHALSEAYRGLVMVGRHPISFLFLEVDPNQVDVNVHPTKSEVRFQNSQILYRLLLSTLRNQFLSMDLDSRLDLPNRSSNAQSATGPIPAEELKNELNSWVQKELQPPPGKVLFSADSLNAPPQQKLGEQDSQRSDETFASNSSLPLEGHSPEVGNDSEQASTGQASTDGDSNEESSPIADDVRAMQVHDCYLVVETREGLTVIDQHALHERIMYEQLRRRVLSGKVEVQKMLMPVMVELSSRESQTLLDQQEVLAELGLIIEGFGGSTIALTGYPTLMSRADPQSLLRDLADQIESQGRRVERRDMIDSLLHMMSCKAAIKAGQRLSLEEIESLLAQRHLCDDHHHCPHGRPTALKLTREELDRQFGRLGS